The DNA sequence GGGCGGCGCGCGCAGGGTGCTCGAGATGGCCACCGCTTACGCGACGGAGCGGCACCAGTTCGGCCGTCCCATCGGGGCGAATCAGGGGATCTCCCACCCATTGGCCGACACCCTCGCTGCCGTCGAGGCTGCCCGCACGCTCATGCACCAGGCCGCCTGGTGCCACGACGCGGGTCGCGATCACCTGATGCAGGCGATGATGGCCAAGCAGCGCTGCTGCGCCGTGTTCCGCGCCGCGTCGATGACCGCGCACCAGGTTTACGGGGGCATCGGCTTCACGCTGGATGTGGACGTGCAGCTGTTCTCGCGGCGCGCCAAGCAGCTGCAGCTGACGTGGTGGGACGACGCATTCCTGTCGGCCACGCTCGGCGGGCTCCTGCTCGACGACGGGCCGGGGCTTCTGCCGGCGCTCGTCGAGCGGTGAGGCGGCCGGTTCAGCCCGCGCCGTGCCGCCCTCCGTCGGAACCATAGCCGCGGACGACTGTCGCCACCACGCAGTCGATGAACTGCGCAGTGGGGACGTCGGGGCCGAAGAACGCCCGGTTCACCACCGGCCCCAACGCCAGGTAAACCAGCGCCTCCACGTCGGTGCTTGCGGGCAGCTCGCCGCGAACGACAGCGCGTCCGATCACCGCCGTCACCGGCTCCAGCCGGCCGCCGATGTAGTCGCGCACCACCGGGTCGCGTCGCGCGGACGAATCGGCGGCGAAGTGCGCGAGCACCTTTCCCAGTGGGGAGTTCGCCAGCACCTCCGTCAGCTGCACCAGCAGGCCGTGCAAGTCGTCGGCGAACCGCCCGGTGTCCGGGTCTTCCAGCTTCGGCAGCTCCTCGATCGCGTCCAGGATCAGTGCCGTCCGTGACGACCACCACCGGTAGATCGTCGACTTGCCGACCCCCGCCTCCAACGCGATCGAGGCGATCGTGATGCCGCTGGGCGGATGTTCGGCCAGCATGGCGAGCGTCGAGTCGAGGATGGCCTTGCGCGAGCTTTCACTTCGCGGCCGGCCGGTGTGCGGATGCGTCCGGCGTGTCACACTCGGCCGGTCGGTGTCGTCATTCATCGTGCATTCGATGATATGCCAATGACCCGGGACGACACTGCATGTCGTGTCTTGTACCCGACCTGCGACACGAACCGCCCACAATACTCCAGCGCGCCCGTATCAGCGAGGACGCCGAAGCACTTCCCGACTTCCGCCCACACCCCCTCGACGTCGTCCAGCGGCCACCCCGATGTGCTGGCGCAGCAGGCGCAGCTGGACTTCCTTCACCTCACGACGTGGGAGATCCACGACGCGCTGTGGAAGGCCGAGGTGGTCCAAGTCGCGAAGGGCCAAGTCCGCCCGCGCCGCCCTCGTTCCGCACAACCGGGGACCTGGCCACGCTGACGACGGGCGCGCACACCACCGCCAGAGCATTCGCTGCCCGGACCGCGCGTGCGGGCAGCGCTTCCCGGTTCAAGTCGCATCATCATTTCCCACATGTCGGCATTGACGCCGCCGGTGGCGGAAAGCCGCACGCCGCCGCCGGCAACCTCCGCCCCGAACCATCGCAGCAGGTCGGCAACGTGAGGACCGCGGCCACTGAGGAACTCGTGTGGCTCCGCAGCCGGTTCCCGATGCCGGTCGGACAGCGCGCCCAGGCCGGAATCCGGCGCGGGACGAGGCCGCGCTCCCCCTGCTCCGTGTCCAGTGCTCCGTGCAGCAGGTCGGCCGTGACGGGCGTGCGGCGCAGCGGCGTCGACGAGTCCATTTCCACGATGGCAGACACCGCCGCGCGTGCATTACCGCGCCGCGCGCGCCTTGCCGCGACATGCCGGGACAACGCGCGCGCCTGTGGACATAGCGCGCGCGGCACGGGCGGATGAGCGCGCGGAGAGCGCACCGCTCGGGCGGACAACACGCGCTCGGTGCAGAGAGTCTCCCCCCAGATCTGCGGGCGGCTCCCCGCGCTATCCGCGCTCCTCCGCCACCGCTTCCCGCACCGCCGGCGCCACATCGTTTGCAAAGGCGCGCACCGTGTCCGGGGTGTCGGCGGCCAGGATGAACGTGCCGATCCCGTACTGCAACGCCAGATCCGCCAGCTGCTCGACCCACTGCGCCGGGCGCCCCTGCAGCAGCCCGCCGCCGTCGCCGAAGCTTCCCCCGATGTTGTAGATCCGCCGCACCTGCCCCGGCCGGCGGCCCGCGTCGGTCGCCGCCGCGTCGAGCGCCGCGGACAAGGTCCCCAGCCGCGACGGGTCGGCGTATCCCATGCTCGGCACCCATGCGTCGGCCAGCGCCCCGGTCACGCGCAGCATCCGCGGGCCGTAGGCGCCGACCCAGATGGGGATGTCATGCGCGGGTGCCGGCCCGGCCTTCAGGCCCCGCACCGGGTAGTACTCGCCGTCACGGAAGACAGTGCCGCCCGCCCAGAAGTCCCGCATGACGCCGATCGCCTCGATCAGCGCGTCCACGGCCTGGCCCGGCGTGCGCCGCTGCCCGCCGGCCGCCTCGATCGCGTCCCAGAACGCGCCCGACCCCATGCCCAGCTCGACACGGCCAGACGTGACCCGGTCCAACGTGGCGGCCGCCTTGGCCAGCACCACCGGCGGCCGCAGAGGCAGGCTCGCCACGTTCGTCGCCAGCTTGATGCTGCTGGTGCGGGCGCCGAGCACCGACAGGAGGGTCCACGTGTCCAGGTGCCGCCGCTGATACGGGTGATCCTGGAACGACACCACGTCCAGACCCAGCTCCTCGGCCAGCGCGACGAGCGCGAGGACATCGTCGAGCCTGTCCGCGTCCGGGGTGGGAAACACTCCGAACTCCAGCGCGTGACCGTAATCCGGCATGCCGGCGAGTCTATCGACCGGCCACCGCGACGGGGCGCATTCGCCGGGTTGCACCAGCCCGAATGTCCCCGCCGCACGCTTCACCGCGGCGGCGCGGCGAGGTAGAACAGTCCCATCGCGACGCACACCGCCAACGTCAGATACGGCGTCACCAGGCCCAGGCCCCCTGCCACCAGGTAGGCGGGCGGCGCCGCCGCGGCACGCCGCAGGATGGTGCGCCGCTCCGCACCCGTCAGCGGCTCGCGCAACAGGCGCCGGCGGTGCGTCAGAACGTGGAACTGCAACGCCAGGAACACCGCCGACGTCACGAGGAACGATCCGGCGTAGACGACTGCCGCCAGGCGCCCGCCGTCCTCCTCGACGAGGTAGCTCGACAGCAGCGCGGTCGTGAACGGCAACACCACGATGCACAGCAGGAGCAGCAGGTTCAGCACCAGCACCGAATGATCCACGTCCCGTAGCCGCCGCAGCATCGTGTGATGGTTGATCCACAGGATGCCGATCGCGACGAAGGAGATCACGTAGGCCAGATAGTTCGGCCACAGTGCGGCCAGCCGGTGCCCCAATCCGCCCGTGCCACCGGGTTCCGGCACGCGCAGGTCCAGCACCAGCAGCGTGATGGCGACCGCCATGACACCGTCGGAGAACGCCTCGACGCGGCCCTTGCCGAATGCTCCCGCACACCCGCCCGTTCGACGCGGTGCACCACGTCCGTCCATCCGCACTCCCCGGGAGCGTCCGGCCCGCCGCTCGTCACCCGCCGAAGTTCACGATCGCCCCGTTCAGTGGCAACTGATCCGTCCTGGCCTGCGGGGAACCGTTGTGTTGCGCGAAGAACTCCCCGGTCAGGTAGTCATCGGCCGCGAGGATCGCCGCGGGCGCGACGTATCCGGCGTAGTCGAACGAGTCGAGCACGTAGGGCACTCCGTCGCTGCCGTCGAGGTTGGGCCCGTCCATCAGCTGGAAGTGCAGGTGCGGGGCGTTGGAGTTGCCGGTGTTGCCGAGCAGGCCGATCACCTGCCCCTTGGTCACCTTGTCGCCCGGCTTCACCGTCAGCGACCTTTTCTGCAGATGCGCATACATCGCCCACGTGCCGCCGCCGAGGTCCTGGATGACGTGGTTGCCGTCCACGTTCTCGATGGTCAGTTTCGCGGCCAGCGCCGGTACCGCCGCGGGCAGAATGCCGGGCGCGTTGGCCTGCACGTCGTCGAGCACCGAGGTGACGGTGCCGTCGGCCACGGCGTGCACCTCCTGACCGTAGTCCTGGTAGCTTTCGTTCCTGGTCTTGTCGCCGACGTAGAAGCGGCCGTGATCGTCGGTCCGCATCCAATCGATGGCGAACCGCTGGCTTCCCCACAGTCCGCCGTCGAACGGCATCAGCGAATCCACGTGCGGGAATCCGACCCCGCAGCAGCCGTTCTGCGCGACCCAGTTGTTCCCCCGTACCGGCGGGGAGATCACGCGCGCCGTGCGTGCCGACACTTCTTTGGGGGCCACCGTGTAGCTGACCGGCGCCGGTGTCGCGGAGGCCGGGTTCGCCGAGGCGAGCGCGGTGATCCGGTGCAGCACCCGCTCAGGCACGTCCGCCACGTCGTCCGTAGCGAAGTCGACCAGCAGCGACCCCGATTCGCCCGATGGGATGACGGTGTCCTTCGCCGGGGCGGAGGGAAGCAAGCGTAGCCGGTTGCAGTCGCCGTAGCCGCACGACGGATCGACGAGTGCTGCGCCGGAGAACGACGCGAGCACGCGCTTCGTGTCCGCCGCATCGACGATGTCGACGCTCTGCAGGGTGGCCGACGCCGGCCCCGCGTTGGTGAGCTGCAGCGCGTACGCCACGTGCGCCTTCCCGTCGCTGCCCATGAACGGGAACGTGGGCGAACCGAGGTTCTGCACTGTCAGCGCGGTGTATCCGGCGGACGCCGTGGCCGGCGACTCCTCCGACACCGCCGTCACATCACCGCCTGACGCGGCGCCGGCCGACTGCCCGGCACTGTCCGCCCTTCCAGCACCGCCCTCAGCGTCCCCGCCGCTGGAACAGCCCGCCGCGACCAGCAGCGTCAGGGCGAGGGCCGCCAGGATCACGGTCCGCGGACGGCACGGTCGCAGGCTCGACGCAGACCATCGCGTCGCAGGCCATCGCGTCACAGGCTTCGGGGTCCAGCTCATGCCACCGAGCGTGCGCGCTCGCGCACCCGTTCGGAATGGACCCAAGTCGCGCTTCTGCCGCCGATCCGGGTCGTCGCGAACTGGAGACGTAGGCCCATGGCCGCGCCGGCCCGGCGGGACGACAGTGGAGTGGCAGACCCGGGGGTAAGGAGCGCGCATGGCCCAGCAAATCGGCTCGATCGACGTGTTCCGCGATCCCGAGAACCTGATCGAATCGCCCTGCGGGATCATCGCGGCAGGTGACGACGTGTGGTTCACGAGCATCGCCAACGACCGCGTAGGACGTGTGCGCCCGGCCGGCGGCGTCCGATTGCCCGGCTCCGGAGCCGTCCGCATCGAAACCTTCGCCGACCCGCACGGGCGGATGCGGCTGCCGGCCAACCTGTTCCCCGACGCGGACGGCCGCATCCGCGTCACCTGCCTGGGATCGGACAGCGTGGCTGCCATCGACCCGCACGCCGCCGATCCTGCCTCCACCATCACGGCTATTCGCCACCCGGACCTGCGCGGCCCGGTCGCGATCAAGTCGGCCCCCACCGGACTGCTCTGGTTCAGCCTGCGCGGGGCCGACGCGATCGGGTCGCTGGACCCGCGCGCCCCCGACCCTGCCGCCACGGTGGCGACGGTGCGATCCGGACTCATCGCCGACCCGTCCGCGCTGTTCGTCGACGCTCACGGACTGGTGTGGTGGGTCAACGCGGCGACCGCCACCATCGGCCGACTCGACCCGTCTGCCCGCCGCCCGGTCGACACCGTCGCCCGCTTCGGACCATGGCCGCGGTACGGCGCGCCGCGGGCATGGGCGCCGGGCGCCTCGGACGACACAGGAGAGTTGTGGGTCACCACGCAGAACGAGCCGGGTCTGTTGCGGATCGCGCCGACCGCACGCGGCGCGGCGCCCGGCCCCCTGGCGGCCACCTGGTACACCGACCCGCCGCTGCGCACACCGGACGGAGTGTGGACGGCACCGGACGGGACGGTCTGGCTGGCGGACACCGACGGGGACGCACTCGTCCGCTTCACCCCGGCCACAGGCCGCTGGGAGCGGTTCACCGCGCCGGGCGTCGAAGGGCCGTTCGACATCAAACCCGGCCCCGAACCGGCGTACCTGTGGTTCACGAACAAGCGCGGCGGTTCCATCGGCCGGATTCGCGTGGTGGGAGGTGGCGACGGCACGAGGTGATCACGGAAACACATGCCCGTGGCGGTGTGCGAGCCCCACATGATGCAGGAAAAGCCCTGACCAGCCGGCCCGCGCGTTCTACGCTGGTCGCATGACAGAGCACGGCGGATGACCCCGCCGCCCGGATGTGCACGCGGAACCGATGAGCGGACCGGGACGGGCCCGACTGCGCTCGCTGGACCGGGCCCTCCTGCTGGCCGCCGGCAGCGCGCTCGCCCTGGGCTGCCTGCAGCTGGCCCTCACACTGCCCGGATCGGAAGACCTGTGGTGGGCGCACCTGGTGCTCGTGTTCACCTTCTGGGTCTACGCCGCCGCCGGACTGCTGGCCTGGCATCGCCGCCCCGGCAACAGCATGGGCATGCTCGTCACGTTCGGAGGTGCCGCAGTACTGGCGGGCAGCCTCGGCAACACGTCGGTGCCGGCCCTTGTCGCCGTCGGCTCCATCACCGCCACGGTGGTGCTGGCCGTGACCGTGCACCTGCTGCTCGCCTTCCCGTCCGGCCGGGTGCACGGCCGCACGGCGCGCACCGTGGCCGCCGCGGGCTACGGGGTGGCCCTGATACTGCAGGCGCCGCTGTACCTGTTCAACCCCGACGCCGCCTCCCTGCTGTTCGTCGCCGACCGGCCGGGACTGCTCGACGCGGGGGCGTGGGTGCAGCGGACGGCGGGCGGCGTGGTCGTCGTGGCGGCCGCGCTCATCCTCGCGCGCCGCATCGTGCACGCCCGCCCCGGGCGCCGACGCGTCCTGCTCCCGCTGTTCGCGTACGGGATGCTCGCGCTGCTGTCCGTCCCGTTGCGGCCGACCGTGCTCGACCCCGCGCTCGGCGGCGTCACCGCCGCCGTCGTCCAGTTCCTGATCATCGCGGGTGTGCCGGTGGCGTTCGTGCTCGCCATGCTGTGCGGCGGGTTCGCACGCGAGGGCGAATTGGAGGAGCTGGCCGTGCGGCTCGGCGACGCCGGGGGCGCGCCCGGCCGGATCCCCCGACTCCTCGGCCGGGTGCTCGGCGACGCGTCGATAGACGTCCTGTTCTGGATGCCCGAGCAATCGGCCTGGGTCGACTCCGCGGGCGTCCCGGCCGTCCTGCCGCTGCCGCAGGACAGGGCCGGCGTCGAGGTGACCATCGGCGGAGAACGGATCGGGGCGATCCTGTACGACGACGACCTGATCGCCGACCCGGAAACGGTGCAGGCCGCCGGCCGGGTGATGGCGCTGGCCATCGAGCGCGAACGACTCCGGGCCCGTCTTCTGGCACAACGCGGCGCGCTGATCGCCTCGCGTGCGCGCATCGTCACGGCCGCGGACCGCGAGCGCCGCCTCATCGCCCGCGACCTGCACGATGGCTTGCAGGTCGGCCTGGTGCTCCTCGCGCTCGAGGCCCAGCGTGTCGCGTCCGCGGCCCCCGACGGGACCGTGCGATGCCGAGTGCTGGAGCTGCGCCGCGGCATCGACGAGACGGCGGCCGAGCTGCGCACGTTCGTACACCGGCTGATGCCGCCCGCACTGATCGAACGCGGGCTGTGCGCGGCGGCCGAAGACCTGGTGGACCGGATGCCGCTGCCGACGGTGCTGCACGCCGAGCTGCAAGGAGGACCGCTGCCGTCCGGCGTCGAAAGCACCGCGTATTTCCTCATCGCGGAGGGGCTGGCGAACGCCCTCAAGCATGCCCGGGCCGCACGGATGTCGGTGCGGATCGGCCGCGACGGCGATCTGCTCACCGTCGAGGTGCACGACGACGGCATCGGCGGCGCCTCGGTGCACAGCGGCCACGGGCTGCGTGGCCTTGCCGACAGGGTCCACGCGCTCGGCGGAGAACTCCGCGTGGACAGCGCCTCGGCGTGCGGCACGCACCTGCGGGCGGAGCTGCCATGCGCGTCGTGATCGGCGAGGACGACCTGCTGCTGCGCCAGGGCATGACGGCGGTGCTCGCGGACGACGGCTTCGACGTGACCGCGGCGGTGGGCGACGCCGACGCGCTGCTCACCGCGGTGGAACTGCATCGCCCCGAGCTGGTGGTGACGGACATCCGCATGCCGCCCGGCGACGCCGACGACGGTCTTGTCGCGGCGCTGCGCATCCGCACGCTCCACCCGGGCACCGCGGTCGTGGTCCTGTCCCAGTACGTGCAGCGCCGCTACGCCACCGAGTTGCTCTCCGGCACTCCTGCCCGGGTGGGCTATCTGCTCAAGCAGCGCATCTCCGATCTGGACTCGTTCCTGAGCGCCCTGCACGCAGTCGTCGACGGGGGCACGGCGATCGACCCGGAGGTGATCGAGGTGATGGTCCACCGCGCCCGCATGGTGGACGGCCGGGTGGCGCACCTGACGCCCCGGCAGCGGGAGGTCCTCGCCCTGATTGCGGAGGGACGCAGCAACTCCTGGATCGCGCAGCACTTGGTGATCTCGGAGAAGGCCGTGGTGCAGCACACCTCGCACATCTACGACGCGCTCGGCATCCCCGTGGACGCGAACGACCACCGGCGGGTGCTGGCCGTGGTCCGGTACCTCTCCGGGTAGCCGCCTCCGCGCTCGCCGCCGGGTGGCGGATTTCCGGCGGCGGGCACCGTCGGCGCGGTACGGGACTTGGGTCTATGGCCCGCGGAGCGGGCCGCGATGACACTGATGCCATGCGATCTGCGCGCATCGTCGACACCCGTCCGCCGGCAGCGGACTATGCGGCCAACGGAGAGGACACCGGACCATGAGCCCCCACACCGCTCGCCGCCGCAACCAGTTGTTCGACAGCGCATTCCACGACAGGTTCGGGCAGTGGCCGGTGGGGTGCATCCCCGCCGGCGGAGCCGACATGGGGGACGTCGTCGCCGTCGCGAACGCGGTGGGTGACGGCGACGACTCCGCCTTCTACGACGCGTTCGTCGCGTCCGGCGATGCGCATGCCGCCGACGCGCAGAGCCTGCTGACCGCAGGCCGGCGTCGCAGTGCGCGCGCCCGCTTCCTGCGGGCGAGCTGCATGTACGCCGCCGCCTACCACCCGATCTACGGCACCCCCGTCGACCCGCGTCTACCCGCGGCATTCGACAAGCAGATGGACGCGTTCCGCGCGGCGATGGAACTGTCGGACCCGCCCGTGCGTCCCGTGGGCATTCCGTTCGAGGACGGCGCACTGCCCGGCTATCTGGTTCCCGCGACAGGCCGTGCCGACGAGGTGCGTCCGCTGCTGATTCTGACCAACGGGTTCGACGCGACGATCACCGACATGTACTTCGCATCGGGCGTGGCGGCCCTCGAACGCGGCTACCACGTGCTCCTGTTCGACGGACCCGGCCAGGGCGCCATGCTGTACCACCGCGGGGTGCCGTTGCGCCCCGACTGGGAAACCGTCATCGCCGCCGTGGTCGACCATGCGACGACGGTTCCGATCGTCGACCGTTCCCGCATCGCGCTGAGCGGGTGGAGCCTGGGCGGATACCTCGCGCCCCGGGCCGCCTCCGGCGAGCCGCGACTGGCCGCGTGCATCGCGGACCCCGGCCAGTGGGACATCGCCGATGCGATCCGCCGCTTCCTCGCCGCCCTGGAGGTACCCGACGCCGACACCGTCGCCTTCGACAGCCTCGACGACGCGACGCTCACCCGGCTCGCCACCGCGATCGAGTCGGACAGAGAGATGCGCTGGCAGATCGTCCAGCGCGGATACTGGACGACCGGGGCGGCAGACCTGCGCGGGTTCCTCCGCACGCTGGCCGGATTCACGCTCAAAGGCAGAGTGGGAGGCATCCGCTGCCCCACCCTGCTCACCGCCGCGGAGAACGATCCGCTCGCCGCGGACACGCCCACCTTCTTCGACGCGCTGACCTGCCCGAAGACCCTGCTGCGGTTCACCGCCGCCGAGGGTGCCGGCGAACACACCGAGGTGATCAACCGGTCGCTGTACAACCAACGGGCGCTCGACTGGCTCGACGAGACACTGCGGGCCGGGTGAGCGACATCGGCATCCGGAGACCGCACGGCGGCGGGTGCCCACTCGGTGCACGAGCCTCTTCAGACCATCGGTGATGATCGCGACGATCACGGCACCCGGCCGCTCTTCTCGATCTCCGATGCGAGCGCATGACCGTCATCCGTCATGACGCAACGCCTCTCGACCGAATGTCACGCCGAGAAGGATCCCCGCCATTCGCGGATGACACCGACGGCGTCGTCGAGGTGCGATTCGAGGAGGAAGTGGCCGCCGTCGAAGAGCTCGATGCGTGCGTGCGGCGCGTCGTTGCGGAATGCCTCCGCCCCGGCCGGGCCGAAGATCTCGTCGTTCGCACCCCAGATCGCCAGGACGGGAACGCCGGAGGTGCGGAGCCATTCCTGAAACTCCGGGTAGAGCGCGCGGTTGGTGTGGTAGTCGCCGAACAGCGCCAGCTGGGCCAGGTCGTTGCCCGGGCGGCCGAGGAGTGCGAGGTCGTGTTCCCAAGCGTCGGGATCGACGAGCGTCGGGTCGGGCACCCCGTGGAGGTACTGCCACTCGACCGCCTGCCTTTCCATCGCCGGACGGAGTGCGGCCTCGTTCTCCGGTGAGGGATTCCGTCCGTAGGCCCAGATCGGCGCCCAGAAGTCGGCGACGAAACCCTCCTCGTAGGCGTTCCCGTTCTGCGAGATGACGCCGTCCACGGAGCTCGGTTCTCCGAGGGCGAGGCGCCAGGCGATGGGGGCCCCGTAGTCATGGGTGTAGACCGTGAACCGCTTCACGTCGACCGCGTCGAGGAATGCGCGCGTGATCCGGGCGAGTTCATCGAAGGTGTAGTGGAACTCCCCCACGGACGGGGCGCTCGAGCGTCCGAATCCGATGTGGTCGGGGGCGATCACACGGTAGCGGTCGGCGAGCGCGGGCATGAGGTGGCGGAACATGTGCGAACTGGTGGGGTACCCGTGCAGCAGCACGATGACCGGCGCATTCGCCGGCCCTGCTTCGCGGTAGAAGACATCGAGCCCTTCGATCCGGATCGTACGGTGATGCACCACAGGCATGTTTAACCCCTTAATCGTTGTTTGCCGGTTACTGCGACGGTAGCATGGCCACGGAGGAGGTCGACGGATGATTGCGGACGAGGCGCTGTTGCTCGAGGTGCTCAACAGCGCGCCCCGGCACGGCGAGGCCATCGCGGAAAAGCTCACCGGCGTAGAAGGCGCGACGATCGCCCGCCGGCTCGGCGGCACGGGCACCGAGCAGGAGGTGCGGCTGCTTCGCCGGACGCGGGATGCGATTCAGGCTCTCGTGCGCGGGCACGACGAAGCCACGGCGGCGCTGCAAGAGCTCATGGACAGCACGATCCTCACGCCCGACGTGACACCCGCGGGCATCCGATGGGGCCTCGACGCTCCCGCCGACATGGTGCCCGCGGCGCGCATCGCGCAGGCATGGTCGACGGTGTCGGAGGCGCGCCCGGGCCGGCTCAAGGCGTGCGCGAACGAGGAGTGCAACCTGTTCCTCATCGACCGTACGCGGCCCGGCACGGCGAAATGGTGCTCGATGGCGGTGTGCGGCAACCGGATGAAGGCACGTGCCCACGCCTCCCGTGCGCGAGCCGCCGCCCCGCAAAGAGCCGGGGACTCCCCGGATCGCTCCGGCGATGCCGGCGATGGAGGCCGACGGGGTATCCCCCGGGCGTCGCCATGAATCGTCACTCGACGGATTCGGCCATCCGGAGAGTCAGCCCGTCAGCCCGCGCCCGGTCACAAGGGGCAGATCGAGCGCTGTGACGATGCCGGGCTTCGCGTTCACGACCGCTTCCACCGCGTTGACCAGGCGCATCGCGGTCATGATCATGCCGGAGTCGTTGTGGTCGCCGTGTTCCCCGTGGTGGTGGAGGTCGACGGTCATCGACGGCTGTCCCGTCAGCTCGACCCGGTAGCACCCGTCTCCGTGCGCGGGCCGCGGCCAGTCCGGCGCCTGTCCGGGCGCCGTGCGGGTGATGTGCTCGAGAACCACCTTTTCCTCGCCGCCCACGGTGCCGACCACCTCGAAACGCAGGGCGGCCGCCGTGCCCTCGGCGATCCGGCAGCACACGGTGTCGAACCCCTGCTCGGCGGGCAGCCGCTCGTAGCGTTCCACCAGCGGCTCGTCCAGCGTGAGCCCCAGGCCCGCCGCGATCTGGCGGACCACTGATCCCCACCCCAGCGCCAGCACGCCCGGCTGCAGCAGGAACGGAGTCTCCTCCAACCGGCGGCCGAATCCGAACAGCCCGGTCATCGTCATCGCCTGGTCATAGGTGCTGTAGTCGGCGATCTCCGTGCACCGGACCCGGTCGATCCGCTGCGACAGGCTCGTCATCACGAGCGGCAGCACATCATTGGCGAAACCCGGGTCGATGCCGTTGACGTGCAGGCTCGCCCCGCCCCGTACGCCGGCCGCGTGGATGCGCTCCGCCTCCTCATCCGGCAGCACGCCCCACGGGTACTGCAGCAACACCGGGCCCGAGGACACGACGTTGATGCCGCTCTCCAGAAAGAACACCAGATCCTGCACGGCCTCGAAAATCCGGTCGTCGGTCATCGCGGTGTGCACGATGCAATCCGGCCGCAGGGCCACCAGCGCGTCCCCGTCGGAGGTCGCCCGCACGCCGAGCTCTCGGCCCAACCCGGCAAGCTCGCCCGCGTCCCTGCCCGCCTTGTCCGGGTTCGAGACCCACACGCCGACGAGTTCCAGTTCCGGTCGCGCGTCGATGCCCGCTATCGCATGCCGCCCCACCGTTCCCGTGGACCACTCCACCACCCGCAATGCCATGGCATCCTCCCTGCGTCGCTCGATCCGTCACCTCGCAGTAGACCAGGCGCGCATTTCCTCGGTAGCCGCAATCGACACGACCGCGGCGCCTCCGCCGGCGACGAGCGGGACCGGGATCCCGCGTCTGTCCCGCGGGGCGGGAGGTCGTCGCCGAAGGCTAGGAATTGCGGAACCATTCGCGTCGTCTCCGCTTCCGGCAGGACCGCAGGTCACGTCCATGCCCACCGGCGTCGCCGCATGTCACTCCGCCGGAGATACCGGACACGTTCTCTTCCGCGTTCCCGAGCTTCGCGCAACGGCCTGCGCCCGCTCGCCCCGGCCCGTCGCCGGACCCCGCACCCCGATCAGTCGATGGTGAACACGAAGCTCGAGTGCGGATACCCGGCCTGCACGAACGAGGCGACGTTCAGCGGCTGCTGCCAGCT is a window from the Tomitella gaofuii genome containing:
- a CDS encoding CGNR zinc finger domain-containing protein gives rise to the protein MIADEALLLEVLNSAPRHGEAIAEKLTGVEGATIARRLGGTGTEQEVRLLRRTRDAIQALVRGHDEATAALQELMDSTILTPDVTPAGIRWGLDAPADMVPAARIAQAWSTVSEARPGRLKACANEECNLFLIDRTRPGTAKWCSMAVCGNRMKARAHASRARAAAPQRAGDSPDRSGDAGDGGRRGIPRASP
- a CDS encoding alpha/beta fold hydrolase — encoded protein: MPVVHHRTIRIEGLDVFYREAGPANAPVIVLLHGYPTSSHMFRHLMPALADRYRVIAPDHIGFGRSSAPSVGEFHYTFDELARITRAFLDAVDVKRFTVYTHDYGAPIAWRLALGEPSSVDGVISQNGNAYEEGFVADFWAPIWAYGRNPSPENEAALRPAMERQAVEWQYLHGVPDPTLVDPDAWEHDLALLGRPGNDLAQLALFGDYHTNRALYPEFQEWLRTSGVPVLAIWGANDEIFGPAGAEAFRNDAPHARIELFDGGHFLLESHLDDAVGVIREWRGSFSA
- a CDS encoding diacylglycerol kinase, producing MALRVVEWSTGTVGRHAIAGIDARPELELVGVWVSNPDKAGRDAGELAGLGRELGVRATSDGDALVALRPDCIVHTAMTDDRIFEAVQDLVFFLESGINVVSSGPVLLQYPWGVLPDEEAERIHAAGVRGGASLHVNGIDPGFANDVLPLVMTSLSQRIDRVRCTEIADYSTYDQAMTMTGLFGFGRRLEETPFLLQPGVLALGWGSVVRQIAAGLGLTLDEPLVERYERLPAEQGFDTVCCRIAEGTAAALRFEVVGTVGGEEKVVLEHITRTAPGQAPDWPRPAHGDGCYRVELTGQPSMTVDLHHHGEHGDHNDSGMIMTAMRLVNAVEAVVNAKPGIVTALDLPLVTGRGLTG